From one Butyricimonas faecihominis genomic stretch:
- a CDS encoding PCMD domain-containing protein — translation MRKYYWILLFAVGLLSSCEKVKDLSDDASIERFEITSYTPTTAELGEIYRNDKSIIIPVVPEDNLFPLTLQTVLETSSTTHKVLGNYVKGQDIVFNGGESTINFFLIAESGFVHPYSISLEAMDTGADILQFKFEDSEKMTITINPWSKIVNISVLDPGFPVTIKPTIRLSEDATFEGYTEGEELTFQSFEDIKEITVVSADRQTRRTWKIQFGALLQIPNSDFESWGKFGNDINLNEETIDPVPGYGKGWATANNYFVQGTRPVEHNGGYAAKMTTNEQNALIFGKLIAAGSMYTGCFKFDVGALNDPRSMTHFGIPHTVRIKSIEFDAKYEPGPQLKQAVKSGSKYSIEDREGVDVGQAFVEIIRWTGEGAFEYHGRPADGVEVLGRGEILFDGKETKYRNWAHYNIPVVYTNQTDIPTHIVIVFSSSKSGDIFLGAPGSTMEVDDVKLIY, via the coding sequence ATGAGAAAATATTATTGGATTCTTTTATTTGCCGTGGGATTACTAAGCTCGTGCGAGAAAGTAAAAGACTTGAGTGATGATGCGAGTATTGAGCGTTTTGAAATCACATCATACACCCCAACGACAGCCGAACTAGGAGAAATCTATCGCAATGACAAGTCTATTATTATACCAGTCGTTCCGGAAGATAATTTATTTCCTTTAACACTCCAAACTGTTTTAGAAACAAGTTCAACAACCCATAAAGTTCTTGGTAATTACGTGAAAGGCCAAGATATTGTATTTAATGGAGGAGAATCTACTATCAACTTTTTCCTTATAGCAGAAAGTGGATTCGTTCATCCATATTCTATCAGTTTGGAAGCAATGGATACCGGAGCAGATATTCTACAATTCAAATTCGAGGATTCTGAAAAAATGACAATTACAATCAATCCCTGGAGCAAAATAGTCAATATCTCCGTGTTAGATCCCGGTTTCCCGGTTACAATAAAACCTACAATCCGGTTATCAGAGGATGCTACTTTTGAAGGTTACACGGAAGGAGAAGAATTAACGTTTCAAAGTTTTGAGGACATAAAAGAAATCACGGTTGTTTCCGCTGACAGACAAACTCGTCGGACATGGAAGATTCAATTCGGAGCCCTTTTACAAATCCCAAATTCGGACTTTGAATCATGGGGGAAATTCGGAAACGATATTAATTTAAATGAAGAAACTATTGACCCCGTACCGGGATACGGAAAAGGTTGGGCAACTGCAAACAATTACTTCGTGCAAGGAACTCGCCCTGTTGAACACAATGGAGGCTATGCTGCCAAGATGACGACAAACGAACAAAATGCGCTCATTTTCGGTAAGTTAATTGCAGCAGGAAGTATGTACACCGGATGTTTCAAATTTGATGTTGGGGCACTTAATGATCCTCGATCCATGACTCATTTTGGAATCCCTCACACAGTAAGAATTAAATCCATCGAATTTGATGCCAAATATGAACCTGGTCCACAATTAAAACAAGCGGTTAAAAGTGGTTCAAAATACTCTATCGAAGATCGCGAAGGCGTGGATGTCGGACAAGCTTTTGTCGAAATTATTCGTTGGACAGGAGAAGGGGCATTCGAATACCATGGAAGACCTGCAGATGGTGTTGAAGTTCTCGGAAGAGGAGAAATCCTTTTTGATGGAAAAGAAACGAAATACCGGAACTGGGCTCATTACAATATCCCGGTTGTATACACGAACCAAACCGATATTCCTACACACATTGTTATCGTGTTCAGTTCCAGCAAAAGCGGGGATATATTCTTAGGAGCTCCGGGTAGTACTATGGAAGTAGATGACGTCAAACTGATTTATTAA
- a CDS encoding glycosyltransferase: MKVFMLSNPAAIHTQRWVSALAKRGVEIMLYSFYPCEKVDYYRGIKHVQVKSFWQSRDSKGIKGFILVKLFTYYRALIKDIRNSIQTFHPDIVHAHYLSDNGLFGALAGFHPFVVSAWGTDVYDYPRRSWSRACVIKYILKKADRVLSTSHVMARELARYTDKKQIPVTPFGVDMRLFKRFPKKHQETDGFVFGIVKTLEYGYGIDTLIDAFALLCKRRPDLNLCLRIVGEGSEREKLQLQAINLGLAEKIVFEGKVVHDHLPEVISSFDVFVALSRVESFGVAVVEAMAVGCPVVVSDAPGFTEIVKSGESGLIVERENPQQASEAMETLVNDETLRVTLAQNGEKRVRELYDWDKNVENMIEIYQEIMEGRNV, translated from the coding sequence ATGAAAGTGTTCATGTTATCAAATCCCGCCGCGATACATACTCAACGTTGGGTAAGTGCGTTGGCTAAGCGGGGAGTGGAGATTATGTTATACAGTTTTTATCCTTGTGAAAAGGTTGACTATTATAGGGGGATTAAGCATGTACAGGTAAAATCGTTCTGGCAATCACGTGATAGTAAAGGGATCAAGGGGTTTATTTTAGTCAAATTGTTTACTTATTACCGGGCGTTGATAAAAGACATCAGAAATTCCATTCAAACATTTCATCCGGATATCGTTCATGCTCACTATTTATCGGATAATGGTTTATTCGGGGCGTTGGCGGGTTTTCATCCTTTCGTCGTTTCGGCATGGGGAACAGATGTATATGACTATCCCCGGCGTTCATGGAGCAGGGCTTGTGTGATTAAATATATACTGAAAAAGGCGGATCGGGTTTTGTCTACAAGTCATGTGATGGCCCGGGAACTTGCAAGATATACGGATAAAAAACAAATTCCTGTTACCCCATTTGGCGTGGATATGAGATTGTTCAAGAGATTTCCAAAAAAGCATCAAGAGACAGATGGATTCGTGTTTGGTATTGTGAAAACTTTGGAATATGGGTATGGGATAGATACGTTGATTGATGCTTTTGCTCTGTTGTGTAAACGGCGACCAGATCTGAACTTGTGTTTGCGGATCGTGGGAGAGGGAAGTGAGAGAGAAAAATTACAGTTACAGGCAATAAATTTGGGGCTGGCAGAAAAAATCGTATTTGAAGGAAAGGTAGTACATGATCATTTGCCGGAAGTCATCAGTTCTTTTGATGTATTCGTGGCGCTTTCCCGGGTTGAAAGTTTTGGGGTTGCTGTAGTGGAGGCAATGGCCGTGGGCTGTCCTGTTGTTGTATCAGATGCTCCGGGATTCACCGAAATCGTGAAATCGGGAGAGTCCGGCCTTATCGTTGAACGTGAGAATCCACAACAAGCATCAGAGGCCATGGAAACCCTAGTAAATGATGAAACATTGCGGGTTACCTTGGCTCAAAATGGAGAAAAGAGGGTTCGGGAATTATATGATTGGGATAAGAATGTGGAAAATATGATAGAAATATATCAAGAAATCATGGAGGGAAGAAATGTTTAA
- the kdsB gene encoding 3-deoxy-manno-octulosonate cytidylyltransferase: MAIEENSLILIPARYASTRFPGKPLVDIAGKPMIQHVYEKAAVVSDHVYVATDDKRIYDAVLAFGGRAVMTSDTHRSGTDRCYEAYTKVKELLQRNFDVVVNVQGDEPFIIPEQIESLIVRFEEPAVQIATLAKPFAKNDEIFDPNKVKVVFSTNHTALYFSRNPIPYCRGVEREDWLAKTPFYKHVGMYAYRPEILKAVTSIPQGVLEQAESLEQLRWLENGYTIAVSITNHESIGIDTPEDLEKIKANS; encoded by the coding sequence ATGGCGATAGAAGAGAATTCATTGATATTGATTCCGGCCCGTTATGCTTCCACCCGTTTTCCGGGGAAACCGCTGGTGGATATTGCCGGAAAACCCATGATTCAACACGTGTACGAGAAGGCTGCGGTTGTTTCTGACCACGTGTACGTGGCGACGGATGACAAGCGTATATATGATGCCGTGCTTGCTTTCGGTGGGCGTGCGGTAATGACTTCCGATACCCATCGGAGTGGAACGGACCGGTGTTACGAAGCGTACACGAAAGTAAAAGAGTTATTGCAGCGCAATTTTGACGTGGTGGTGAACGTGCAGGGGGACGAGCCTTTTATTATCCCGGAGCAGATCGAATCTTTGATCGTGCGTTTTGAAGAGCCTGCCGTGCAGATTGCCACGTTGGCCAAGCCTTTCGCGAAAAATGATGAGATTTTTGACCCGAATAAAGTGAAGGTAGTGTTTTCCACCAATCATACTGCTCTTTATTTTAGTCGAAATCCAATTCCTTATTGCAGGGGCGTGGAGCGTGAAGATTGGCTGGCTAAAACCCCGTTTTATAAACATGTGGGGATGTACGCTTATCGTCCGGAAATTCTGAAGGCGGTGACTTCTATCCCGCAGGGTGTTCTGGAACAGGCGGAATCTTTGGAACAATTACGATGGTTGGAGAATGGTTACACGATTGCTGTCAGTATCACGAATCATGAATCAATAGGGATTGATACCCCGGAAGACTTGGAAAAAATAAAAGCTAACAGCTAA
- a CDS encoding peptidase U32 family protein gives MKRKDFEVMAPVGSYESLEAALQAGANSVYFGVEGLNMRSRSSANFTLDDLRNIVERCNVREVKTYLTVNTIIYNNELEKMHQVIECAKDAGVSAIIASDIAAILYARSIGVEVHISTQCNITNYEAVKFYAQFADVVVLARELDMDQVMTIHRQIVENDLRGPKGELVQIEMFSHGALCMAVSGKCYLSLHEMNASANRGACYQICRRSYTVKDTESDIELEVDGKYIMSPKDLCTIGFINKMIDAGVRVFKIEGRARPAEYVKTVCECYDEALNAYLDGSYGAEKIANWKERLATVFNRGFWDGYYLGQRLGEWSEVYGSKATKKKICIGKVTNYFGKLQVGEFKLESYDLKVGEEVMIVGPNTGVVQMIVPELRLELEPVEQVGKGAIFSMPCETKLRRSDKLYKLVDTTEELMQ, from the coding sequence ATGAAAAGGAAAGATTTTGAAGTGATGGCTCCGGTTGGTTCTTATGAATCTTTGGAGGCGGCTTTGCAGGCAGGAGCGAATTCTGTTTATTTTGGAGTGGAAGGATTGAATATGCGTTCCCGTTCATCGGCTAATTTCACGCTGGATGATCTGAGGAATATCGTGGAACGTTGTAACGTCCGGGAAGTGAAGACTTATCTCACGGTGAATACGATTATATATAATAACGAGCTGGAGAAGATGCACCAAGTGATCGAGTGCGCCAAGGATGCTGGGGTGTCGGCGATTATTGCCTCGGATATTGCAGCGATTTTGTATGCCCGTTCGATAGGGGTAGAAGTGCATATCAGCACGCAATGTAATATTACCAATTACGAGGCGGTGAAGTTCTATGCCCAATTTGCGGATGTCGTGGTGCTGGCGCGTGAACTGGATATGGATCAGGTGATGACGATTCATCGACAAATTGTTGAAAATGATTTGCGTGGTCCCAAGGGTGAATTGGTCCAGATCGAGATGTTCTCTCACGGGGCATTGTGCATGGCGGTTTCGGGTAAATGTTATTTAAGTCTCCACGAGATGAATGCTTCGGCAAACCGGGGGGCTTGTTACCAGATATGTCGGCGTTCTTATACGGTGAAAGATACCGAGAGTGATATAGAATTGGAGGTTGATGGGAAATATATCATGTCTCCTAAAGATTTGTGTACGATCGGTTTTATTAATAAAATGATCGATGCCGGGGTGCGGGTTTTCAAGATTGAGGGACGTGCCCGTCCGGCAGAATATGTGAAGACGGTTTGCGAGTGTTATGACGAGGCATTGAATGCTTATCTTGACGGGAGTTACGGGGCGGAGAAGATTGCGAATTGGAAAGAGCGATTGGCTACCGTGTTTAACCGGGGATTTTGGGATGGTTATTATCTGGGCCAGCGTTTGGGCGAGTGGAGTGAGGTGTACGGATCTAAAGCCACGAAAAAGAAGATTTGTATCGGTAAAGTGACAAACTATTTCGGTAAATTGCAGGTCGGAGAATTTAAACTGGAATCTTATGATTTGAAAGTGGGAGAAGAAGTGATGATTGTCGGGCCGAACACGGGAGTGGTACAGATGATTGTCCCGGAGTTAAGGTTGGAGCTGGAACCTGTTGAGCAAGTGGGTAAAGGGGCTATTTTCTCCATGCCATGCGAAACGAAATTGCGAAGGTCTGATAAATTATACAAGTTGGTGGATACAACGGAGGAGTTGATGCAATAA
- a CDS encoding energy transducer TonB, whose amino-acid sequence MTLKPFYAKLKFLAKLQIGLVSVLFVFSTHAATSQIQHKQATQDSTEDNQVHFLVQEMPVFPGNLNTWIYNNIRYPETAKEKKLEGKVYVRFVIEKDGAVSNVKIIRGVSPELDNEAKAVIASMPKWEPGKQNGSPVRVSYTVPVYFALKSTSPSVERRTFDRYLKVLNAEEEKLKNGLDSVPQASFDMYRLYLKKRYGSDKAVYKGIITSAREQQQSSEIMLSIVMPTMSLPVTDKNKILQFYKEEWDEQIRLIDSLPTEDFTSEYVRITPRFRANTTLREIKIRDYLGEKKFKRYVEDCIFNPGKLIRAIIANPFVGKWEKIRENGVETKQLLQKEYFDDFTFSCSNGVNGTYKIAHGQFLSEHAPSVKIKDIVESSAHYQYDANNRILVLTGEVKLKLADGTQKNVQVKETWRRIE is encoded by the coding sequence ATGACATTAAAACCATTCTATGCTAAATTAAAATTCCTCGCCAAATTACAAATCGGGTTGGTGAGCGTTCTTTTTGTTTTTAGTACACACGCAGCAACTAGCCAAATTCAACATAAACAGGCTACACAAGATTCCACGGAAGACAACCAAGTCCATTTCCTCGTCCAAGAGATGCCCGTATTCCCTGGCAATCTAAATACATGGATATACAACAACATACGCTATCCGGAAACCGCCAAGGAGAAAAAACTCGAAGGAAAAGTGTATGTCAGATTCGTCATTGAAAAAGATGGAGCCGTCAGCAATGTCAAAATTATTCGGGGTGTTTCTCCCGAACTGGACAACGAGGCAAAAGCAGTTATCGCCTCCATGCCCAAATGGGAACCGGGAAAACAAAACGGTTCTCCCGTGCGTGTTTCATACACAGTTCCCGTCTATTTTGCCCTAAAAAGCACCTCTCCCAGCGTCGAAAGAAGAACTTTCGACAGATATTTGAAAGTATTGAATGCCGAAGAAGAAAAATTAAAGAACGGCCTTGACTCGGTTCCTCAAGCCTCTTTCGATATGTATCGCCTCTACCTGAAAAAACGTTACGGATCAGACAAGGCCGTTTATAAAGGAATCATCACTTCCGCCCGGGAACAGCAACAATCCTCGGAAATCATGTTAAGCATCGTCATGCCCACCATGTCCCTTCCTGTCACCGACAAAAACAAAATACTGCAATTCTATAAAGAAGAATGGGACGAACAAATCCGGCTCATAGATAGCCTGCCAACGGAAGATTTCACTTCGGAATATGTGCGGATTACCCCTCGTTTCAGGGCAAACACGACCCTACGAGAAATCAAAATTCGGGATTATTTGGGAGAGAAGAAGTTCAAAAGATACGTTGAAGACTGTATTTTCAATCCCGGAAAACTCATTCGGGCTATTATTGCCAACCCGTTTGTCGGTAAATGGGAAAAAATAAGGGAAAATGGAGTTGAAACCAAACAACTCTTACAAAAAGAATATTTCGACGACTTCACGTTCAGTTGTTCTAACGGGGTCAACGGAACCTACAAAATTGCCCATGGACAATTTCTATCGGAACACGCCCCTTCCGTGAAAATAAAAGACATCGTGGAATCCTCCGCTCATTACCAATATGATGCAAACAACCGGATTCTTGTCCTCACGGGCGAAGTAAAGCTAAAACTCGCCGACGGGACCCAGAAAAACGTTCAAGTCAAGGAAACGTGGCGTAGGATAGAGTAA
- a CDS encoding YfhO family protein — MKQLKLKAFYPHLFAIILLILIGFIYFYPTLQGKVVNQSDVSSFVGAAKETIDYRAANNGEEPLWTNSMFSGMPTTMISTYYKGNYLENIYEFLFVGPRPAADLILGFISFYFLMLAFGVNPWLSIVGALAFGLCSYNFQIIQVGHNAKMTAIALMPAVLAALVYAFRKNRWLGAVLFGITLSFEIMANHPQITFYLAFITIFYGVAQLYTAIKQKALPSFLKTTILLIVAAGLAGATNVNHLWPTWEYGKYTMRGGSELTLNQKNQTKGGLDKEYATAWSYGIDESLNLLIPNFKGGASAGALSKNSETYKFLKSAGAQNADQMIKQMPLYWGPQAFTAGPMYMGAIAIFLFVLGLILIKGPMKWWIVGISLLALFLGWGRHFMALSSFFYDYVPLYNKFRVPSMMLVVLQVTIPLLGIYTLNKILNGCFERQVLVKALKISLGITAGICALFALIPGLAGNFSAPIDAQAEWLQQYLPAERESLLRTDAFRSLAFILLAGAVIWAWVIQKLKVTQVAIIMGLLVLADMWTVDKRYLNNDHFVTQREFNSQYKLRPADNAILTDKDPNYRVLDLSVDVFNDSHTSYFHKTIGGYSAAKLQRYQDMIDYFIIPEIQNLGNALKQSPTLSSIEGSLSQQKALNMLNAKYIIIDPNSAPINNRFAYGNAWFVKDYELVDTPDDEIITLKQIDPKESAVINKEFQSIIQDKGFNFDGNATIQLTSYAPNKLEYKTSATDEQLAVFSEVYYPKGWNVYVDGQPSELFRADYILRAMIVPAGEHVITFEYKPQSYFMGAKISAISSGILLLALLGCIVFYIIRYYKKKINYQ, encoded by the coding sequence ATGAAACAGCTAAAACTGAAAGCATTCTATCCCCATTTATTTGCAATTATATTATTGATCCTGATCGGTTTTATATATTTCTATCCCACGTTACAAGGAAAGGTTGTCAATCAATCGGATGTCTCCTCTTTCGTGGGTGCCGCCAAAGAAACGATAGATTACCGGGCCGCAAATAACGGAGAAGAACCGCTTTGGACAAATTCCATGTTCAGTGGAATGCCCACAACCATGATCAGTACCTATTACAAGGGAAACTATCTGGAAAATATTTACGAATTTCTATTCGTTGGTCCTCGGCCTGCAGCCGATTTAATCCTAGGCTTTATCAGTTTTTACTTTCTTATGCTGGCATTTGGAGTCAATCCTTGGTTGTCCATTGTTGGTGCTTTGGCATTCGGACTCTGTTCTTATAATTTCCAAATCATTCAAGTAGGACATAATGCCAAAATGACCGCTATCGCCCTTATGCCTGCTGTTCTCGCGGCACTTGTTTATGCCTTTCGAAAGAACCGATGGCTGGGAGCCGTGCTGTTTGGCATCACGCTCTCTTTCGAGATTATGGCCAATCACCCGCAAATCACATTCTATCTGGCATTTATTACGATATTCTACGGTGTAGCTCAATTATACACGGCTATAAAACAAAAGGCTCTACCGTCATTCTTGAAAACAACCATATTGTTAATTGTCGCTGCCGGACTGGCCGGGGCTACAAATGTGAACCATTTATGGCCGACATGGGAATATGGTAAATATACCATGCGTGGTGGTTCGGAATTAACTTTAAATCAAAAGAACCAAACCAAAGGCGGTTTGGATAAAGAATACGCGACAGCATGGAGTTACGGGATAGATGAATCCCTGAATCTGTTGATCCCGAACTTTAAAGGAGGAGCCTCTGCCGGGGCATTAAGCAAAAACTCGGAGACTTACAAATTCTTAAAGAGTGCGGGAGCCCAGAATGCTGATCAAATGATCAAGCAAATGCCTTTATACTGGGGACCTCAAGCATTTACAGCTGGACCGATGTACATGGGAGCTATCGCTATTTTCTTATTCGTACTAGGATTAATCTTGATAAAAGGCCCCATGAAATGGTGGATCGTGGGTATATCCCTATTAGCCCTGTTCTTGGGTTGGGGACGTCATTTCATGGCATTATCAAGTTTCTTCTATGATTATGTTCCTTTGTACAATAAATTCAGAGTACCTTCGATGATGCTGGTTGTACTGCAAGTGACCATCCCGTTATTAGGCATATACACGCTGAACAAAATTCTTAATGGCTGTTTTGAACGCCAAGTTCTTGTTAAAGCATTGAAAATATCTCTTGGTATTACAGCCGGAATTTGTGCTTTATTCGCCTTGATTCCCGGGCTTGCCGGAAATTTCTCCGCTCCCATTGATGCACAAGCCGAATGGTTGCAACAATATCTACCCGCAGAACGAGAATCTTTACTCCGCACCGATGCTTTCCGTTCATTGGCTTTTATATTATTGGCAGGAGCCGTTATCTGGGCATGGGTAATTCAAAAGCTAAAAGTAACCCAAGTTGCTATAATCATGGGGCTGCTGGTTCTTGCAGATATGTGGACCGTGGACAAACGTTATTTGAACAATGACCATTTCGTTACACAACGAGAATTCAATAGCCAGTATAAATTACGCCCCGCAGATAATGCTATTTTGACCGATAAAGATCCTAATTACCGGGTGTTGGATTTATCCGTAGACGTGTTTAACGATTCCCATACCAGTTATTTCCACAAAACCATCGGGGGCTACAGTGCCGCAAAATTACAACGCTATCAAGACATGATTGATTACTTTATCATTCCCGAAATACAGAATCTCGGGAACGCATTAAAGCAATCACCGACACTTTCTTCTATCGAGGGAAGCCTTTCCCAGCAAAAAGCACTAAATATGCTGAATGCGAAATACATTATCATTGATCCGAACTCGGCACCTATCAATAATCGTTTCGCGTACGGGAATGCATGGTTTGTTAAAGATTACGAGTTAGTTGACACTCCGGATGATGAAATTATCACGTTGAAACAAATCGACCCGAAAGAATCTGCCGTTATCAACAAAGAATTCCAATCTATTATCCAAGACAAGGGATTCAATTTCGACGGAAATGCCACCATTCAACTGACATCTTACGCTCCGAATAAATTGGAGTATAAAACTTCCGCCACCGATGAACAACTCGCCGTTTTCAGTGAAGTATATTACCCGAAAGGCTGGAATGTTTACGTGGATGGCCAACCGAGTGAATTATTCCGGGCTGACTATATTTTACGAGCTATGATCGTTCCTGCCGGAGAACACGTGATCACGTTCGAGTATAAACCACAATCCTACTTTATGGGAGCTAAAATATCAGCGATAAGTTCCGGCATATTACTACTTGCGTTATTAGGATGTATTGTATTTTATATTATTCGTTATTATAAAAAAAAGATTAACTACCAATAA
- the frr gene encoding ribosome recycling factor, with amino-acid sequence MNEEVQFYLDEAKERMEAALSHLESELSKIRAGRANPKILQDVLVDYYGSPTPLSQVANISTPDPRTIAVQPWEKSMISPIERAIMNANLGLNPDNNGELIRINIPPLTEERRRDLVKQSKGEMETAKVSIRNARRDVIEQVKKMVKDGLPEDMSKDAEVIAQKMTDEYGKKADEYFAKKEKDIMTI; translated from the coding sequence ATGAACGAGGAAGTACAATTTTATCTCGACGAAGCAAAAGAGAGAATGGAAGCTGCTCTGAGTCACCTAGAATCAGAACTTAGTAAAATCAGAGCGGGAAGAGCCAACCCGAAAATCTTACAAGACGTGCTGGTTGACTATTATGGTAGTCCTACCCCGTTATCACAAGTAGCCAATATTTCAACCCCAGACCCGAGAACAATTGCCGTTCAACCTTGGGAAAAAAGCATGATCTCTCCTATTGAAAGAGCAATCATGAACGCTAATCTCGGATTAAACCCGGATAACAACGGAGAACTCATCCGTATAAATATCCCGCCTCTGACAGAAGAGCGCAGACGTGACCTTGTAAAACAAAGTAAAGGCGAGATGGAAACAGCGAAAGTAAGTATCCGCAACGCTCGCCGGGATGTCATTGAACAAGTGAAAAAAATGGTAAAGGACGGGCTTCCGGAAGATATGTCCAAAGACGCTGAAGTCATTGCTCAAAAAATGACAGACGAATACGGCAAGAAAGCCGATGAATACTTTGCGAAGAAAGAAAAAGACATCATGACAATCTAA
- a CDS encoding outer membrane beta-barrel protein has translation MKYYIIYTLIFLICGASSVQGQEKVRKTDSVDYRFALGVQLGTDIGGAVPFPFKHIPETFNPYPKLNLSLGAKLSFPITSRWSLGTELTYKTITMNADARVENQRYQDKELVQYFSGSAEMHMDFTMLEIPVYTKYTLRNGKDRLLLGPYFAWVMKSSFVIDPEKGYIGTGGPDKVDSIMPDDMDDMDFDSSLDSWDLGILMGYERKLSTRFELGLRFSWGFKDIFKSNNQYFDYSMLHMRGTVVISYNLFDIKPPRFPKFSRK, from the coding sequence ATGAAATATTACATCATATATACACTCATATTTTTAATCTGTGGAGCATCCTCCGTACAAGGACAAGAGAAGGTACGGAAAACAGATTCTGTCGATTATCGATTTGCATTAGGAGTTCAGTTGGGTACGGATATTGGTGGAGCCGTACCGTTCCCGTTCAAACATATACCCGAAACATTCAACCCTTATCCCAAATTGAATTTATCGTTAGGTGCTAAACTATCTTTTCCCATCACTTCCCGCTGGTCTCTAGGTACGGAACTCACGTATAAAACGATCACCATGAATGCTGATGCGAGGGTCGAAAATCAACGCTATCAAGACAAAGAACTTGTTCAATACTTCTCAGGATCGGCAGAAATGCACATGGATTTTACCATGCTTGAGATCCCCGTGTACACGAAATATACTCTACGTAACGGGAAAGACCGACTTCTATTAGGTCCCTATTTCGCTTGGGTAATGAAGAGTTCATTTGTAATCGATCCGGAGAAAGGGTACATCGGAACCGGAGGTCCAGACAAAGTTGATTCAATCATGCCAGATGATATGGACGATATGGATTTTGATTCTTCTTTGGACTCTTGGGATCTGGGAATCTTAATGGGATATGAAAGAAAACTTTCAACCCGTTTCGAACTTGGACTTCGTTTCTCTTGGGGATTCAAAGATATATTCAAAAGCAATAATCAATATTTTGATTATAGTATGTTACACATGAGAGGTACCGTGGTTATCAGCTATAATCTATTTGATATTAAACCTCCTAGATTTCCTAAATTCAGTAGAAAATAA